The proteins below are encoded in one region of Alistipes communis:
- the dnaE gene encoding DNA polymerase III subunit alpha: MTTPPDFVHLHVHSQYSILDGQASIQKLVDKAMRDGQPGIALTDHGNMFGIKEFYNYVKKVKGKYKAQAAEAEARLAALVDGSQAPADPAEIARCRAELADLKRKAAFKPIIGSEVYVARRRMQDKEGKPDQSGYHLILLAKNLKGYHNLIKIVSKAWTEGFYMRPRTDRVELEKYHEGLICCSACLAGEVPRAITADDMQKAEEAILWHKKLFGDDYYLELQLHKATVERANHEAYPMQLKVNEHLRRLAAKHGVRLVCTNDVHFVDEDNAEAHDRLICLSTGKDLDDPKRMLYSKQEWLKTREEMAAIFGDVPEAMATTVEICEQVETYSIDHSPIMPTFEIPAEFGTEEGYRQRFSEKDLFDEFTQDENGNVVLSEEEARKKIEKLGGYDKLYRIKLEADYLRKLTMDGARKRYGEQLTDEQQERLNFELHIMKTMGFPGYFLIVQDFIRAAREELDVSVGPGRGSAAGSAVAYCLGITQIDPIAYDLLFERFLNPDRISLPDIDVDFDDDGRGRVLNWVTQKYGKEKVAHIITYGTMATKMAIKDVARVQKLLLAESDRLCKLVPDKIPDKKLNLPNAIEYVPELKAAAESDNPVLRDTMRYAQMLEGNVRGTGVHACGTIICRDDITDWVPVSTADDKETGQKMLVTQYEGSVIEDTGLIKMDFLGLKTLSIIKDAVENIRLTTGRKIDIDDFSIIDDPATYKLFCEGRTVGTFQFESPGMQKYLRELQPSTFEDLIAMNALYRPGPMDYIPDFIARKHGRSPIVYDIPVMEKYLKDTYGVTVYQEQVMLLSRLLANFTRGESDTLRKAMGKKLKDKLDALKPKFIKGGQANGHDPKVLEKIWGDWEKFASYAFNKSHATCYSWVAFQTAYLKANYPSEYMAAVLSRNLTNVEQLTIYMNECKRMGINVLGPDINESMLQFSANKQGDVRFGLAAIKGVGEAAVESIIAERTKNGRFKDIYDFIERVDYSLVNRKCLENIAYAGGYDSISGFSRCKFFGVDQRDNNGVTYIEQLMRYGQRYQSEKNNAQQSLFGGDTGTTDITPPVIPACAEWSQLEKLNKEREVIGLYLSAHPLDDYKVIIRNMCKTQVGDLDHLDELKGKEIAVAGMVVAVQNLTTKTGKPWGKFKLEDYNGTHEFALFGKDYENFRKYLFSDYFLFIRGRVQPRPYNDQELEFRITSMMQLSELQEAVKEVHVQLAVEEITRDLIARMGRSVKEAKGNTLLRLNVYDRQAQVSLNLFSKSYKVSLTQELVSFFEDNDIKYTVI, encoded by the coding sequence ATGACAACCCCTCCCGATTTCGTGCATCTGCACGTCCATTCACAGTATTCGATTCTCGACGGCCAGGCCAGCATTCAGAAGCTGGTAGACAAGGCCATGCGGGACGGACAGCCGGGCATCGCGTTGACCGATCACGGCAACATGTTCGGTATCAAGGAATTTTATAACTACGTCAAGAAAGTCAAGGGAAAATACAAAGCGCAGGCCGCCGAAGCCGAGGCGCGTCTGGCGGCGCTCGTCGACGGCTCGCAGGCGCCGGCCGATCCGGCGGAGATCGCCCGCTGCCGGGCCGAACTGGCCGACCTGAAACGCAAGGCAGCGTTCAAGCCGATCATCGGCAGCGAGGTTTACGTGGCGCGGCGGCGGATGCAGGACAAGGAGGGAAAACCCGATCAGAGCGGTTACCACCTGATCCTGCTGGCCAAGAATCTCAAAGGGTATCACAATCTCATCAAGATCGTGTCGAAAGCGTGGACCGAAGGATTCTACATGCGTCCGCGTACCGACCGCGTCGAGTTGGAGAAATACCACGAGGGGCTGATCTGCTGTTCGGCCTGCCTGGCGGGCGAGGTGCCCCGCGCGATTACGGCCGACGACATGCAGAAGGCCGAGGAGGCGATCCTGTGGCACAAAAAACTCTTCGGCGACGACTATTACCTCGAATTGCAGCTGCACAAGGCCACCGTCGAGCGGGCCAACCACGAAGCCTATCCGATGCAGCTCAAAGTGAACGAGCATCTGCGCCGACTGGCCGCGAAACACGGCGTCCGTCTGGTCTGTACCAACGACGTGCACTTCGTGGACGAAGACAACGCCGAGGCGCACGACCGGCTGATCTGCCTCTCGACCGGCAAGGACCTTGACGATCCCAAGCGAATGCTCTACTCCAAGCAGGAGTGGCTCAAAACCCGCGAGGAGATGGCGGCGATCTTCGGCGATGTACCCGAAGCGATGGCTACGACGGTTGAAATCTGCGAACAGGTCGAGACCTATTCCATCGACCACTCCCCCATCATGCCTACCTTCGAAATTCCGGCCGAGTTCGGAACCGAGGAGGGCTACCGGCAGCGTTTTTCGGAGAAAGACCTCTTCGACGAGTTCACGCAGGACGAGAACGGCAACGTCGTGCTCAGCGAGGAGGAGGCCCGCAAGAAGATCGAAAAACTGGGCGGATACGACAAGCTCTACCGCATCAAGTTGGAGGCCGATTACCTGCGCAAGCTGACGATGGACGGTGCGCGCAAGCGTTACGGCGAGCAGCTTACCGACGAACAACAGGAGCGGCTCAATTTCGAGCTGCACATCATGAAGACGATGGGTTTTCCGGGTTACTTCCTCATCGTGCAGGACTTCATCCGCGCCGCACGCGAGGAGCTGGACGTGTCGGTCGGCCCTGGCCGCGGTTCGGCGGCCGGTTCGGCCGTGGCCTACTGCCTGGGGATCACGCAGATCGACCCGATCGCCTACGATCTGCTGTTCGAGCGTTTCCTGAATCCCGACCGTATCTCGCTGCCCGATATCGACGTCGATTTCGACGACGACGGCCGCGGTCGCGTGCTCAACTGGGTGACGCAGAAGTACGGCAAGGAGAAGGTCGCCCACATCATCACCTACGGTACGATGGCCACCAAGATGGCGATCAAGGACGTGGCGCGCGTGCAGAAGTTGTTGCTCGCGGAGTCCGATCGCCTCTGCAAACTGGTGCCCGACAAGATTCCCGACAAGAAGCTCAACCTGCCGAATGCAATCGAGTATGTCCCCGAATTGAAGGCTGCGGCGGAGTCGGACAACCCCGTTCTGCGCGACACGATGCGCTATGCCCAGATGCTCGAAGGCAACGTGCGCGGTACGGGTGTTCACGCCTGCGGTACGATCATCTGCCGCGACGACATCACCGACTGGGTACCCGTTTCGACGGCCGACGACAAGGAGACGGGGCAAAAGATGCTCGTCACGCAGTACGAAGGTTCGGTGATCGAGGATACGGGACTTATCAAGATGGACTTCCTGGGGTTGAAGACTCTGTCGATCATCAAGGATGCCGTGGAGAACATCCGCCTCACGACGGGCAGGAAGATCGATATCGACGACTTCTCGATCATCGACGATCCGGCTACCTACAAGCTCTTCTGCGAGGGCCGTACCGTCGGGACGTTCCAGTTCGAGTCCCCCGGAATGCAGAAATACCTGCGCGAGTTGCAGCCGTCGACCTTCGAGGATCTGATCGCCATGAACGCGCTCTATCGGCCCGGCCCGATGGATTATATCCCGGATTTCATCGCCCGCAAGCACGGCCGCAGTCCGATCGTCTACGATATTCCCGTCATGGAGAAGTATCTGAAAGACACCTACGGCGTGACGGTCTACCAGGAGCAGGTCATGTTGTTGTCGCGTCTGCTGGCCAACTTCACGCGCGGCGAGTCCGACACGTTGCGCAAGGCGATGGGCAAGAAGCTCAAAGACAAGCTGGACGCCTTGAAGCCCAAGTTCATCAAGGGCGGACAGGCCAACGGCCACGACCCGAAAGTGCTCGAAAAGATCTGGGGCGACTGGGAGAAGTTCGCCTCCTATGCCTTCAACAAATCGCATGCTACCTGCTATTCGTGGGTGGCTTTCCAGACGGCCTACCTCAAAGCCAACTACCCCTCGGAGTACATGGCGGCGGTGCTGAGCCGAAACCTGACGAACGTCGAGCAGCTGACGATCTACATGAACGAGTGCAAGCGTATGGGCATCAATGTGCTCGGCCCCGACATCAACGAGTCGATGCTGCAATTCTCGGCCAACAAGCAGGGCGACGTGCGCTTCGGGCTGGCGGCGATCAAGGGTGTCGGCGAAGCGGCCGTGGAGAGCATCATCGCCGAACGGACGAAGAACGGGCGCTTCAAGGACATTTACGACTTCATCGAACGGGTCGACTATTCGCTCGTGAACCGCAAGTGCCTGGAAAATATCGCCTATGCCGGAGGGTACGATTCGATTTCGGGATTCAGCCGCTGTAAGTTTTTCGGTGTCGATCAGCGCGACAACAACGGCGTGACCTATATCGAGCAGCTGATGCGTTACGGACAGCGTTATCAGAGCGAGAAGAACAACGCCCAGCAGAGCCTCTTCGGCGGCGATACCGGAACGACCGACATCACGCCGCCGGTGATTCCCGCCTGCGCCGAGTGGTCGCAGCTCGAAAAGCTCAACAAGGAACGCGAGGTGATCGGACTCTATCTCTCGGCCCATCCGCTCGACGACTACAAGGTGATCATCCGCAACATGTGCAAGACGCAGGTGGGCGACCTGGATCACCTCGACGAGTTGAAGGGCAAGGAGATCGCCGTGGCAGGCATGGTCGTTGCGGTGCAGAACTTGACGACCAAGACCGGAAAGCCGTGGGGAAAGTTCAAGCTGGAGGATTACAACGGCACGCACGAGTTCGCGCTTTTCGGCAAGGATTACGAGAATTTCCGCAAATACCTTTTCAGCGACTATTTCCTCTTTATCCGGGGACGGGTACAGCCGCGCCCCTACAACGACCAGGAGCTGGAATTCCGCATCACGTCGATGATGCAGCTGTCGGAGTTGCAGGAGGCCGTCAAGGAGGTGCACGTGCAGCTGGCCGTCGAGGAGATCACGCGCGACCTGATCGCACGGATGGGCCGTTCGGTCAAGGAGGCGAAGGGCAATACCCTGCTGCGGCTGAACGTTTACGACCGGCAGGCACAGGTGTCGCTCAATCTCTTTTCGAAGAGTTACAAGGTGAGCCTTACGCAGGAATTGGTGTCGTTCTTCGAAGACAATGATATAAAGTATACTGTTATATAA
- a CDS encoding putative signal transducing protein has product MDNNEELVVIREYDSITRAETAKSLLESEGIFATIRNEYMSAIYPVGTMPAQIVVREEDAEWAAALLRSMDGEDAAK; this is encoded by the coding sequence ATGGATAACAATGAAGAACTGGTGGTAATTCGGGAATACGACTCGATTACCCGGGCCGAAACGGCTAAATCGCTGTTGGAAAGCGAAGGCATCTTCGCCACGATCCGCAACGAATACATGTCGGCCATCTATCCCGTCGGAACGATGCCGGCCCAGATCGTCGTCCGCGAGGAGGACGCCGAATGGGCGGCGGCCCTGCTCCGCTCGATGGACGGAGAAGACGCCGCTAAATAA
- a CDS encoding shikimate dehydrogenase family protein: MKRYGLIGRPLGHSFSAGYFAAKFRREGITGCDYALYELPSIEALPELLGAQPELQGFNVTIPYKQRIFDYLDDVSEEAARIGAVNCVRRDGGRLTGFNTDIEGVRLSLRLLLGDDLPEAALVLGSGGASQAVQYALAEAEIPYAVVSRDPARGNFLYDDLRPEVVAGHRLIVNATPVGTFPHVDEAPLLPYEALTAAHYLFDLVYNPERTQFLLRGERQGARTLNGLPMLEAQAEASWRIWNGVI, encoded by the coding sequence ATGAAACGGTACGGGTTGATCGGCCGGCCGCTCGGCCACTCCTTCTCGGCCGGTTATTTCGCGGCTAAGTTCCGCAGGGAGGGGATTACGGGGTGCGATTATGCGCTTTACGAGCTGCCTTCGATCGAGGCGTTGCCCGAATTGCTGGGGGCGCAACCCGAATTGCAGGGATTCAATGTGACCATTCCCTACAAACAGCGGATTTTCGACTATCTGGACGACGTGTCGGAAGAGGCCGCACGGATCGGGGCCGTGAATTGCGTGCGCCGCGACGGCGGGCGGTTGACGGGTTTCAATACCGACATAGAGGGGGTTCGCCTTTCGCTGCGCCTTCTGCTCGGCGACGATCTTCCCGAAGCGGCGCTGGTGCTGGGCTCCGGCGGAGCTTCGCAGGCGGTGCAGTATGCGCTCGCGGAGGCGGAAATCCCCTATGCGGTCGTTTCGCGCGATCCGGCACGGGGGAACTTCCTTTACGACGATCTGAGGCCAGAGGTCGTTGCCGGACACCGGCTGATCGTCAACGCTACGCCGGTGGGGACGTTTCCGCATGTCGACGAAGCGCCGTTGCTGCCCTACGAGGCGCTGACGGCGGCGCATTACCTGTTCGATCTGGTCTATAATCCCGAACGGACGCAGTTCTTGTTGCGCGGCGAGCGGCAGGGAGCGCGCACGCTCAACGGCCTTCCCATGCTCGAAGCGCAGGCCGAGGCGTCGTGGCGCATCTGGAACGGCGTTATTTAG
- a CDS encoding polyprenyl-phosphate transporter produces the protein MTNYLLLALKGCAMGMADVIPGVSGGTIAFISGIYTELIESIKKLGGPSLRLLAALRLREFWREINGNFLAAVFAGLLVAVFSLARAMTYLLEHHPIEIWAFFFGLIVASALLVARDVTRWNAASVVSLLCGIAVAWWITVASPSQTPETWWFILLSGAIAICAMILPGISGAFILLLMGKYQFILNAVSSFDIGILALFATGAVAGLVSFSHVLSWLLRRYHDVTISLLMGFMVGSLNKVWPWKETLESYFDSHGAAHPLVERNVLPATFTELTGTEAQVGWAVALCACGFLLIWGIEYVGNRIAAKKGEA, from the coding sequence ATGACGAATTATCTATTGTTGGCGCTCAAAGGTTGCGCTATGGGAATGGCCGACGTGATTCCCGGCGTTTCGGGCGGTACGATCGCCTTTATTTCGGGTATTTACACGGAACTGATCGAGTCGATCAAAAAACTGGGCGGCCCGTCGCTGCGGCTGTTGGCCGCACTGCGTCTGCGGGAGTTCTGGCGTGAGATCAACGGAAATTTCCTGGCGGCGGTTTTCGCCGGACTTCTTGTCGCGGTCTTTTCGCTGGCGCGGGCGATGACTTACCTGTTGGAGCACCACCCCATTGAAATCTGGGCCTTCTTTTTCGGACTGATCGTCGCCTCGGCGCTGTTGGTGGCGCGCGACGTTACGCGCTGGAATGCCGCATCGGTCGTTTCGCTGTTGTGCGGCATCGCGGTAGCGTGGTGGATTACGGTGGCGTCGCCGTCGCAGACGCCCGAAACGTGGTGGTTCATTCTGCTGTCGGGTGCTATCGCCATTTGCGCGATGATCCTGCCCGGCATATCAGGTGCGTTCATTCTGCTGTTGATGGGCAAATACCAGTTTATTCTCAATGCCGTTTCGTCGTTCGACATCGGTATCCTGGCGCTGTTCGCGACGGGGGCGGTCGCCGGATTGGTGAGCTTTTCGCACGTGCTGTCGTGGCTGTTGCGGCGTTATCACGACGTGACGATCTCCCTGCTGATGGGCTTCATGGTCGGATCGCTCAACAAGGTGTGGCCGTGGAAAGAGACGCTCGAAAGCTATTTCGACAGTCACGGCGCGGCGCATCCGCTCGTCGAACGCAACGTGCTGCCTGCGACCTTTACGGAGTTGACCGGTACGGAGGCGCAGGTGGGATGGGCTGTGGCGCTCTGCGCCTGCGGATTCCTGCTCATTTGGGGAATCGAGTACGTCGGCAATCGTATCGCCGCCAAAAAGGGCGAAGCATGA
- a CDS encoding DUF3276 family protein, with protein sequence MFSRTDIPRKESEEVGEHILTKAVKAGRRTYFFDVRATRGNDYYLTITESRKTTVADGSVVFDRHKIFLYKEDFARFDRTLREVLDFIAACQRADEASARQKTEVPVSE encoded by the coding sequence ATGTTTTCTCGAACGGATATACCGCGGAAAGAGAGTGAAGAGGTCGGCGAACATATTCTGACGAAGGCCGTGAAGGCGGGTCGCCGAACCTATTTTTTCGATGTTCGTGCGACGCGGGGCAATGACTATTACCTGACGATTACCGAAAGTCGGAAGACGACCGTCGCCGATGGTTCGGTCGTTTTCGACCGGCATAAGATTTTTCTTTACAAGGAAGATTTCGCCCGTTTCGACAGAACGTTGCGGGAGGTGCTGGATTTTATCGCTGCGTGTCAAAGGGCGGACGAAGCCTCCGCAAGGCAGAAAACGGAAGTTCCCGTTTCGGAATGA